The following DNA comes from Gemella massiliensis.
TTCATACAAGTCAACTTTTTTACCGTTAACCCAAAAAGCACTAACACCGTCTGTTTGACCTAAGAAAGTAATATCCTTCATAGTTATAACATAATTATATACACCATTTTCTTGATAAACAAAAGCATCTACCATAGCAGCATGCCCCATAGATAATTTGTTGTTTTCATAATAATTAAGTAACTTTATAGGTACAACGTATCCAGATTTAACAACTGTTTGTTGAATTTGATTATTTTGTTGTACAACTTTTGTACCGACTTCAATTACTTCGTCAACAGGTTGTTGCGTAATGGATTCTGATTTAACAGTTTTTGTTTGAGTACCGTCAGCTTTAGTAACTACTGTATAGACAACAGTTTTAACACCTTTTTTACCCGGTGTTTTGACTTTTTCAGTTCCTTTTTCAAGATTAGGATTTTCTACTTTTGTAGTTTTATATGGAATTTCTTCAGTTTTTGTTTCTTCAGAAGTAAGATCATTTATTGAAGAAGGGACTTTTGAAGTATCAAAAGTGAGTTTTGCTTTTTGACGACCGGCACCCGGCATAATTTGTTCCATAGCATTAACAAATACTTCTACATCAAAAGAATCTTTAAGTGCAGGACTCATAAATTCCACTTGAACAGGATTTTTAACATTAGGATCCGGATAAGTTATAGATTTAAGAGGTATTTTTTTTCCTTCAACCCAGAATTTTCTGATTCCGTCACTCATTCCTAAAAATGTGATATCTTTTAGTATTACAGTATATTTGAATTGATTACCTATTTTTTGTACGGTAGCTTTTACCATTGCAGCGTTACCCATAGATAGCTTATTAGGTGTATAATAGTTCATCAGTTTAACAGGAATATCATACACAGCTGAACTAGGTGTATTTTCAGCAGCTGTTGCTACTTTTGCAGGTATTTGCACATTAGAAAGTTCGGTCACTGATAATGTGGATACAATAACAGCGGCAGAAAAAACTTTTAATAGATTATTTTTTTTCATATCTATTATCTCCTTTTATTTTTTATATTTTATTTAACTTAACTATTATTATAGTATAAAAATAACAAAAAATAAAGTAGTAAATGATAATCATTATTAATTCTTTTAGTATCTTTAACTTAAAAAATATTAGAGTAATGTAAAACCTACACTACTCTAATAAAATTATTTACTACTTATTAATTTTTCTGCGAAAAATTAATGCAGAAAGAAGAGTTAAGAAACCAAGTCCGCTAAAGGTAGCGGTTGCAATACCGGTATTAGGTAATACTTTTTTATTATTTGAAATATTACCGACAGAACTTTGATTATTTAAGTTATTGCTACCAAGTTGAGAAGTTTTATCTGTTTTATTTTTATCTTTTTCTTTAATAGAAGTTTCTTGTTCAACTTTTTTATTATCTTCTTTAGTATTATTTTCTTGTTTATCTTCTTCTTTAGGCAGTTTGTTTTTATCTTTAATGCCGGGTTCTTGTTCTTTTGGAAGTTTATTATCTTCTTTGTTATTAGGAACTTGCTCTTTAGTTAAAGGAGTAGCTTTAGACCAGTCGAACGATAGACGTGCCGGCGTATTTGCATGGAATAATTTTCCACCGACAGAAATATCCATAGTGACAGGTGCAGTGGTTAATTTTTCAGAGCTGGTGAAATGATATTGTTTTTCATGGTCATTACCACCAAGGTCTTTTACTTCCGCCTCTTTACCGTTAACTGTAAGACGACTTACATTACCTACAATAGGTCCTACATGTAAGTCTTTAAATGTTACGTAGTAGTGATATGTATCACCGATTTTTTCAACACGAGTTTTTTCACTAACTAAGGCCGGATTTCCCATAGAAAGATTATCGGTATTGGCATTAAGAAGTTTAGCCGGAACGCTATTATAAGGACTGTCAGCTTTTTCTACCATCGGGAAGTTTAAAGCCAAAGTAGTTTCCGTCGTTCTATCTTCATAACGAGGTTTTGCACCGGCTTTTACCCTTACATTAACGATAACATCCAGCTGAATTTTGTCCAATAAACTATCGGTAATAATTTTACCCTCATATAATTTAGTGGTTGAATCTATTTCAGTAAGTGTTATTTCCTTACCTTTATAATAAATTTTAGAAAGGGTAAACGGTTTGTTACGAAGCAACATATTAGACGATGTTCCCTCTTTTACTTGGATAGTATATTGATATTTGTTGCCAATTTTTTCAACTTTTACATCTTTAACAAAAGCGTTAGAATAAATAGAAGAATCATCACGATTTCTCCCGTTAAGTTCTCCTTTTACTGTGGTCGGGAAAGTATTAGGCACTTTATTAGCCTCAGCTTCGTGGTCTTCGGCAATAGGTTTAGCCGGGGTAGGTTCTTCTTTAGGTTTTTCCGGTTTTACAGGTTTAGTAGGTTTTGGAGTAATCGGTTCAGTAGAACCATCTTTTTCAACGATAGGTCTGTCTTCCCATTTACGAGCAGTTTCGTAATACAGTTGCAATGTGACAAAGTGAGACATATCACGTCCGTCGGGATATTTAGAAGTACCGTCTAATTGAATTTTATCCAATAATTTATCTGATGTAATAGATGCTTCTTTAATACGTTGTTTTTCGCTTAATGTTTTTAATTCCAGCACCTTATCTTGATATAATTTTACTTAATTCAAAATTGTAAAATTCTCCGCCGACGTCGGTAATTCCCGGTTTAATTCTAAACGTATATTTATATTTATTACCGATTTTTTCGACTTTAACATTGTTATCTAATGCCGGTTCATATAGTGACGGTTCATCATTATTGTTTGCATTTCTTAGATGCCCTTGGACATTAAGTGGAAATTCTTTTTTTACAGTTTTTGAATCAACCTCTCTGTCTTTATTCGGGTTTTTATATGTAGCAGCCTCGTAGTTGTCAGCTGTAACTTTTTTACCTCCATCATTTTTTAAGTTTTTACCATCTTGTTTAGTGGTAGTCGAAGTAGTAGCGGTAGTTTGTACTTTCGGAGTGGTGTTGGGTGTGCTTACTCCTGTTGTAGCATGAATAGCACTATCTTCCGCAGCGTATGCAAGTTCGTCCTGATTGTAGGCTTCTATGGCTGCTATTGCAGAGAAAATTGCCGTAGCAGAAAGAACTTTTAATAATGTGTTGTTTTTCATATTGATAAATCTCCTTATTTATATGTAATCGATTTTTTAAAAATCGCTAAGCAATATTATATTATAAAATCTGTAAAAAATAAAGAAGAAAATGATAATCATTCTTAATTTATTTAAAAAAATATATAATTTCAGTAAAATATAAGGTTATTATCTTTGTTTTATTATAAAAATAAAGATAATTTTCAATGATTTAAGTGATATATAAAAATAAATAAAACGATTGCATTAAGATTGACATTTTTAAAAAAGTCTGTTACGATAGGGTGGTAAATTAAATATAAGCACTAGGGGTGCCTTTAGGCTGAGATAACAAATGTTAGACCCTTTGACCTGAACTAGATAATGCTAGCGTAGGAAATGTGATAAAAATTTGTCTTTTTATGTAAATATTAATACACTTTTTAACTCCCATGCACTACGTTTGGGAGTTTTTTAGGTTGTGTTTATAATCAAATAAAATACTGAGGGGGATATATTGATGAAACAAATTACAGATATAATGGAAGAAAAGGCACTACCGATTATTGATAAAATTTATTATGACGGCTTTATTCAAGGATTAATTCATGCTGATTTATCAGAGGAAGCAGTTGTTCATTATTTAAAAGCGGATGCGTTGTATTTAGCTAATTTTAGCGATATTTACGCATTATTACTGGCAAAAAGTGATAATAAAGATGAAAAAAATTTCTTTTTAAGTCAAATAAATTTTGTTTTAAATGAAGAAATTGCCGCTCATAAAAACTTAGCCGATTATATAGGACGTGATTACAATGAAATTATTAAAGGTGGTGAGTGGTATCCGTCGGCTGATCATTATATAAAGCATATGTATTATAATGCCTATGCTTTCGGTATGGCAGAAACACTTAGTGCTATGGCACCGTGCCCATGGATTTATGCGAAAATAGCAGAGAAAATTTTGGCAGAAAATAAATTGGCAGATGATCACCCGTTAAAATTTTGGGTTGAGTTCTATGCCGGAGATTTGGCAAAAGATTGTTTACATTGGTATTATAGAATAATTAATCGTTTAGCTGAGCATATGTCTATTGCTGATAGGAAACGACTTATTAAAAATTTTTTGGAAAGTTGCGAACATGAAAGAAAATTCTTTAATATGGCATATACACAAGAATGTTGGGAGTTGAAAGAATAATGAGTAAGTTAAATATTGCGTTGACGATAGCCGGCACAGACCCGACAGGAGGAGCGGGTATTATGGCAGATTTGAAAACATTTCAGGCACGTGGTGTCTATGGTATGGCGGTAGTAACCAGTGTTGTTGCCCAAAATACTTTGGGTGTTCAATATATTCAACATCTGAATTTGGAAACGATAGAAGCACAGTTGAACAGCGTATTTAACGATATAGCACCCCACGCTATTAAAACCGGAATGATAGCTAATGCTGATATGATGAGATTAATAAAACGATATATACCGAAAAATCATCTGTACGTAGTTGATCCGGTTATGGTAGCCACAAGTGGAGATAAACTTATAGATGATAAAGCAAGAAGAAATTTAAAACAAGAAATTTTACCTTTAGCTACGGTTATTACACCGAATATTCCGGAGACAGAAGAAATAGTAAATTTTGAAATAATAACGGAGTCGGATATTAATAAAGCAGGAAAATTTATTATATCGGAAGTGGGATGTCAGTCGGTTGTTATTAAAGGCGGTCATCTTACAGGTAATGCTACGGATTATTTGTTTACCAAAGACGGTTCACGTCATATATTTTTAAGCGAACGTGTAAATACACGTCATACACATGGGACAGGTTGTACATTTTCTGCGGTCATTACAGCGGAGTTGGCAAAAGGGCGTGATTTGGTTGAAGCGGTGGCAACAGCTAAAAAATTTATATCAACGGCGATATCCGAAGCACCGGGGATAGGGCATGGGAATGGACCCGTTAACCATTTGGCATACAAGGGAGAATAATATAATGAGTAGTATAAAATTAATAAAAGAAAAATCTCCGTTGGTTATTTGTATTACTAATGACGTTGTGAAAAATTTCACAGCAAACGGATTGGTAGCACTCGGAGCATCACCGGCAATGAGTGAGTATAAAGATGATTTGGAAGATTTATTACGTTATGCGAGTGGATTATTTATTAATATCGGTACATTAACCGATGAGAATTGGCAACTTTACAAAGATGCGTTAACGATTGCCGAGCGTTATAAAGTACCGGCGGTGCTTGATCCGGTTGCTTGCGGAGCGAGTGCTTACCGTAAAAGAGTGGTTAATGATTTAATTAGTAATCATAAATTAGCCGTAATACGTGGTAATGCGGGAGAAATCGGCAGTTTAGTAGGAATGAATATAGAATCAAAAGGCGTTGACAGTGCAACGGTAGATAATGTAGCGGAGCTAGCGTTATTGGCGAACAAAAAATATAATATTCCGATAGTAGTGACGGGCAAAGTAGATGCGATAGCGGTAAATGGCGAAGTTCGTACTATATATAATGGTAGTGCAATGATGCCTAAGGTTATAGGAACGGGTTGTCTTTTAGGTGCGGTATTGGCAAGTTTTATCGGAGTAGACGAAGATAATCTGTTAGTTGCTTTGGAAACCGCTTTGCTGACATATAATATTGCCGGAGAAATTGCGGAAAAAATGCCACGTGCAGACTTACCGGGTACGTATAAAGTAGAATTTATTAACGCTTTATATACGGTAGCGGACGAAGATATAGCACATTATAAAAGGGTGAAATAGTATGTTTAATAGACAAGTTTTACGATTGTATTTTATTTGCGGAACGACTACTTGTGATAATAAATATCTACCTGATGTTGTTGAAGAGGCACTTAAAGGTGGTATAACAATGTTTCAATTTCGTGAAAAGGGTATGGGAGCATTAAAAGGTGATAAAAAAGAACAAATGGCACGAACGATCCAAAACCTATGTAAGCAATACAATGTACCATTTATTATTAATGATGATGTTGATTTAGCAATAAAGCTTC
Coding sequences within:
- a CDS encoding G5 domain-containing protein, coding for MKKNNLLKVFSAAVIVSTLSVTELSNVQIPAKVATAAENTPSSAVYDIPVKLMNYYTPNKLSMGNAAMVKATVQKIGNQFKYTVILKDITFLGMSDGIRKFWVEGKKIPLKSITYPDPNVKNPVQVEFMSPALKDSFDVEVFVNAMEQIMPGAGRQKAKLTFDTSKVPSSINDLTSEETKTEEIPYKTTKVENPNLEKGTEKVKTPGKKGVKTVVYTVVTKADGTQTKTVKSESITQQPVDEVIEVGTKVVQQNNQIQQTVVKSGYVVPIKLLNYYENNKLSMGHAAMVDAFVYQENGVYNYVITMKDITFLGQTDGVSAFWVNGKKVDLYEVKIPGLLHPKQAVFTSTKKLDKVEVEVFVNTMEKIMPGGGRKKAILTFDWSKAKLDERTVPTSSTPKVDGGIGGPSDNGGRVDNSILPRTGLETSSSLLAGAITLMGAVLLGRRKQK
- a CDS encoding LPXTG cell wall anchor domain-containing protein; the encoded protein is MLELKTLSEKQRIKEASITSDKLLDKIQLDGTSKYPDGRDMSHFVTLQLYYETARKWEDRPIVEKDGSTEPITPKPTKPVKPEKPKEEPTPAKPIAEDHEAEANKVPNTFPTTVKGELNGRNRDDSSIYSNAFVKDVKVEKIGNKYQYTIQVKEGTSSNMLLRNKPFTLSKIYYKGKEITLTEIDSTTKLYEGKIITDSLLDKIQLDVIVNVRVKAGAKPRYEDRTTETTLALNFPMVEKADSPYNSVPAKLLNANTDNLSMGNPALVSEKTRVEKIGDTYHYYVTFKDLHVGPIVGNVSRLTVNGKEAEVKDLGGNDHEKQYHFTSSEKLTTAPVTMDISVGGKLFHANTPARLSFDWSKATPLTKEQVPNNKEDNKLPKEQEPGIKDKNKLPKEEDKQENNTKEDNKKVEQETSIKEKDKNKTDKTSQLGSNNLNNQSSVGNISNNKKVLPNTGIATATFSGLGFLTLLSALIFRRKINK
- the tenA gene encoding thiaminase II, with amino-acid sequence MKQITDIMEEKALPIIDKIYYDGFIQGLIHADLSEEAVVHYLKADALYLANFSDIYALLLAKSDNKDEKNFFLSQINFVLNEEIAAHKNLADYIGRDYNEIIKGGEWYPSADHYIKHMYYNAYAFGMAETLSAMAPCPWIYAKIAEKILAENKLADDHPLKFWVEFYAGDLAKDCLHWYYRIINRLAEHMSIADRKRLIKNFLESCEHERKFFNMAYTQECWELKE
- the thiD gene encoding bifunctional hydroxymethylpyrimidine kinase/phosphomethylpyrimidine kinase — protein: MSKLNIALTIAGTDPTGGAGIMADLKTFQARGVYGMAVVTSVVAQNTLGVQYIQHLNLETIEAQLNSVFNDIAPHAIKTGMIANADMMRLIKRYIPKNHLYVVDPVMVATSGDKLIDDKARRNLKQEILPLATVITPNIPETEEIVNFEIITESDINKAGKFIISEVGCQSVVIKGGHLTGNATDYLFTKDGSRHIFLSERVNTRHTHGTGCTFSAVITAELAKGRDLVEAVATAKKFISTAISEAPGIGHGNGPVNHLAYKGE
- the thiM gene encoding hydroxyethylthiazole kinase gives rise to the protein MSSIKLIKEKSPLVICITNDVVKNFTANGLVALGASPAMSEYKDDLEDLLRYASGLFINIGTLTDENWQLYKDALTIAERYKVPAVLDPVACGASAYRKRVVNDLISNHKLAVIRGNAGEIGSLVGMNIESKGVDSATVDNVAELALLANKKYNIPIVVTGKVDAIAVNGEVRTIYNGSAMMPKVIGTGCLLGAVLASFIGVDEDNLLVALETALLTYNIAGEIAEKMPRADLPGTYKVEFINALYTVADEDIAHYKRVK